A region of the Drosophila ananassae strain 14024-0371.13 chromosome XL, ASM1763931v2, whole genome shotgun sequence genome:
TCTCCCTCTTCTTGTGGTAAGCACACTCTGAGTATGGTTCGTCACCTACTGGGACACCCACGTTCAGAGTGGTACTTGCACACTGAGTGGTTCGACACCTACTAGGACAGATTCTCTCTTCCAGTGATAAGAGCAAGTGTGGTTCGTGATCTACTAAGACTATTGTCCTCCCATTAAGAAGCACACTTTGGATGTGGTTCGTCACCTTCTTCGACTCTACGTCCAGTGATGCTAGCACCCTGTGTTTCGTTACCTTCTTGAAGCAGTAATGCTCTCACGCTGAGTGTGCTTCGTCACCTACTTGCACTGTCATCTCTTCTCTTAAACCCCCCTTTTTCCAATCAAATCTAATTATTTTTCGTATCTATTTCCAGTGCTAGGATTTCCTCGTCGCACTCgtcaccagcagcagcagcagcagcatcagcagcggCAGGCAGCACAGTTCGCCTCCGACACCATCTACATCCAGAACGTCCCGGCCATCCAGGCCGGCAGGAAGACTGGCTCTCGCCCCTGGAACCTGGTGAAGGAGATACCGCTGCTGTTTATGTCTGCCCTAGTTTATGTGCACGGAGTCGATCTGCAATCCCACGACTGGATCGGTGTCCTTCTACTCCTGCAGGCACTCCTGCACCTCACAAACATCATCTGTACCACGCCATGGATCTCGGCGCTGAAGAGTCTGGCCAGCATAGCCCTCCTGGCAGTCTTTGGTTTTTTGGACAATCTTGGTCGTGTATCTCGTACCCGTGAGGGTGGAATCTTCTTGCCGATCGCCTATGTCATTATCTTAGTTTCAAACATGGTGATGCTGAAGCGCGCCTTGATGAAGATGAACCGTTAGCTCTTCACCTAGCCGGGCTGGGTTAGTTGTGGTGACCTTGTGACCCCATAGGGTGTCCAGGTCCACCATTTTGTTagtttattcaaaattatagATGCACCACTATCGGATGGAGCTCTCTGGAGGATTGAATCATTGTTTAGGACCACCGAAATTTCTTCTTGGATTGGGTTTTTAAATTATCTTTATTTGGACATGGTAAATAATATGTAACCTGTATGATCGCCTCTGGATATTGTGAAGCCCTCTATATTAAATTCTTTCTGTTCCATAGATTttattccttttatttttaaagtaaaaagcaaAGTCTTTAAGAAGAGATTTAAAATCTTCCTTTTTCCCGCCCAACTCTCAGTGTTGCAAAACACCTAGACTGGAAAGCTCTGATCATGGCCGGCATCGACGCTTTCCAGCACTTTTCGTTTTCCGCCGGCCGCTTTTCTGATCTTGCTCCtctttttctcattttttcgCGTTATATTTGTGCTTTTAATAGCAAAGTTTTGTTTAAATAGTAACTAAGTAAGTAACTGCTTAAGATAATCAAGAAACTAATTGAAAAATAACTAACGCCGGTTGTGATCGTGTGTTTTTGTGTCAGTGAgttgtgtttttgttgcaaAAATGTTTACTTTCTTAGAAAATGCCACCCCTGTACTCTTAGTTAAAACTTATAACTATTTTAAACGTAATAatatatgattttattgaattaatCATTTTATTGTGAAATTCGACTTGGGGTGCTCCTCTCTTTCACGTGCATTCTTTTCGCGAGCGGTTTGAAGCGCTCTCTCCATAGGTGAGAGTGCATTGAGAGGAAAGTACCGTTAAGGGGGAGCAGCGACCATAACAAAGGAAGTTCCACAGATAACAGtaaaaaaggagaaaagtaagtttttaaatttctttaaaaaataataagcatattaattatatatatattaattaataaaataagtatattaattattaaattaatctTTTAATTAAGTAATCCCCTCCCTTCTAATGCATAATGTCAAGGACATGCGTATAGGGACACTAATAGATGACCCTGGTCAACAGCAAAAGGACTCTTTGGGCGCCCGTATCTTTATTTCCCTGCCATTTGTCTAATCCCACGTGGACACTAATGGATGACCAGGGTCAACATGGTCGAATATTCCATCTCCTTC
Encoded here:
- the LOC6504093 gene encoding uncharacterized protein LOC6504093; this translates as MDPTKTNRRTRNSMAAAAAAAQLQTLNPGIIVAPPRLGRQQRGARSPGPLTREEVAMDMLGFPRRTRHQQQQQQHQQRQAAQFASDTIYIQNVPAIQAGRKTGSRPWNLVKEIPLLFMSALVYVHGVDLQSHDWIGVLLLLQALLHLTNIICTTPWISALKSLASIALLAVFGFLDNLGRVSRTREGGIFLPIAYVIILVSNMVMLKRALMKMNR